The Desulfotomaculum sp. genome window below encodes:
- the queD gene encoding 6-carboxytetrahydropterin synthase QueD — protein sequence MYEVTVKKQFAAAHRLLDYPDRCSRLHGHSWVVEVSVSGAELDENGMLIDFKEVKRLVGEVIDGLDHQYLNELEFFSRPGKETNPTAENLARYIFNCLRDLFKTGLKLSGVRVWESSDTCAFYSEGS from the coding sequence ATGTACGAAGTTACAGTTAAGAAGCAGTTTGCCGCTGCGCACAGGCTGTTGGACTATCCTGACAGGTGTTCCCGTCTGCACGGCCATTCCTGGGTAGTGGAAGTTTCCGTTTCCGGGGCTGAACTGGATGAAAACGGAATGCTGATCGACTTTAAAGAAGTAAAAAGACTTGTCGGGGAAGTAATTGACGGCCTCGATCACCAGTATTTAAACGAGCTGGAATTTTTCAGCCGGCCGGGGAAGGAAACTAACCCCACTGCTGAGAATTTAGCCAGATATATCTTTAACTGTTTAAGAGATCTTTTTAAAACCGGTTTAAAACTATCCGGTGTCCGGGTCTGGGAATCTTCCGACACATGCGCCTTCTACAGCGAGGGAAGCTAG
- the queC gene encoding 7-cyano-7-deazaguanine synthase QueC, protein MRSVVLLSGGLDSTVSLAHALRESEVELCLTMDYGQRSAAREINSASAIAEYYDLNHMVVDLPFLRKITFSALVNTSKEVPNPSADSLDDLQAALESAAAVWVPNRNGVFINIAASFAEALDCGLIVTGFNREEARTFPDNSPAFVEAANKALAFSARKQVKVVSYTQRLDKVEIVQLGKKLNVPWRLIWSCYHGGSAMCGTCESCRRFYRAMKEAGIDGFSAEPGCAGNSSV, encoded by the coding sequence ATGAGAAGCGTTGTCCTCCTTTCCGGAGGCCTTGATTCCACCGTTTCTTTGGCTCATGCCCTGCGTGAAAGCGAAGTGGAGCTTTGTCTGACCATGGATTACGGCCAGCGTTCAGCAGCCAGGGAAATCAATTCGGCGTCAGCTATTGCGGAATATTATGATCTCAATCATATGGTTGTTGATCTTCCGTTTCTAAGAAAGATTACTTTTTCGGCTTTAGTCAATACTTCGAAGGAGGTGCCCAATCCTTCAGCAGACTCACTTGACGACCTGCAGGCCGCTCTTGAAAGCGCGGCGGCGGTATGGGTACCGAACCGCAACGGAGTGTTCATTAACATAGCGGCTTCTTTTGCCGAGGCGCTGGACTGCGGACTGATTGTGACTGGGTTTAACCGGGAAGAAGCCCGGACTTTCCCCGATAACAGCCCGGCTTTCGTCGAAGCTGCCAATAAAGCGCTTGCTTTTTCAGCCAGGAAACAGGTCAAGGTGGTAAGCTACACGCAGCGTTTGGACAAGGTGGAAATTGTCCAACTGGGGAAAAAACTCAATGTGCCCTGGCGGCTGATCTGGAGCTGTTACCACGGGGGCAGCGCAATGTGCGGAACCTGCGAAAGCTGCCGGCGTTTTTACAGGGCGATGAAGGAGGCGGGGATTGATGGTTTTTCTGCAGAGCCTGGTTGTGCCGGAAACAGTTCCGTATGA
- a CDS encoding DUF366 domain-containing protein codes for MVFLQSLVVPETVPYDGKQLSSLWAYRTWGVKGDSIIGFRGPCDIDFEDMIDLEDVLSKSAIYSPDMLHFIVEHFDHDLEKGVLRQRLLINIIKEILEFHGIRTLRLGDDLYIDDGKLSISIATVTPVSTMIHAGLNVSRENIPVKASCLLEAGLAENQILPLAEEICRSYAGEIESIFLARCKVRGGR; via the coding sequence ATGGTTTTTCTGCAGAGCCTGGTTGTGCCGGAAACAGTTCCGTATGACGGGAAGCAGCTTTCCTCTCTTTGGGCATACCGGACATGGGGCGTTAAGGGCGACAGCATAATCGGTTTTCGCGGCCCCTGCGATATTGACTTTGAAGATATGATTGATCTGGAGGATGTATTAAGCAAGTCTGCAATATACAGCCCCGATATGCTTCACTTTATTGTTGAACATTTTGACCATGATCTTGAAAAAGGTGTCTTAAGGCAGAGACTGCTGATCAATATTATCAAGGAAATCCTTGAATTCCATGGTATCAGGACCTTGCGCCTGGGAGATGACCTTTACATAGATGACGGCAAGTTATCCATTTCGATTGCCACAGTTACACCTGTTTCGACGATGATCCACGCGGGGCTGAACGTAAGCAGGGAGAACATTCCTGTAAAAGCCTCCTGCCTGCTGGAGGCGGGTTTGGCGGAAAATCAGATTCTCCCGCTTGCTGAAGAAATATGCCGGTCCTACGCCGGCGAAATCGAGAGCATCTTTTTAGCGCGCTGCAAGGTAAGGGGTGGCAGGTAA